ACACATTTcacaatttttcataatttacataaaaaagtatagaatgagatttaaaaaatgtttttatatttacaGATTGTGTTTTCGGATTATCGAACGCAggataaaatgttgttttatttacatttattcAAACATCCTAAATCTGATTGAATTATTCTTACAACTCGCTTATCGATTTATAAAGCCATGTAAACAGTTCTTCAGAATACCTTAATGAGACTATACTCTACCACGCACCATGACCATTCAACTAGCGGGCGTCGAATACAACCACTAAAATGATAAATCAACATTCGGAATCAATCATATCAGTCACATTTTCACATTCACTTACATCGCTTTGTACGCTTTTTGTACATAATACGATAGCCACATTCACGGCAACGGATCGGATCTCGCGGGCGCATTTCATTCTCGTGGTGACATTCTGGAATTCATTATAATATAGCAAACTGTGCTTTCTGAAAACGTAAAACCATTTCTTACCTCCGCAAACGTATAACATCGCAGTTTTGAGCACGGTGTCTTTGGAGCTAGGATCAGACATGATGAAATAAAGCGAAAACTCGAAACACAAACTACTTAAACCACCAATAAATACCGAATGTTTAGCTGAATGTTTTGAAGTTTGACAATGAGCACATCGATCCTGCAGGTGGGGTTGTGACTGCAAGGTTTTTGGAAGCGAGCTGATCGATTTCGAGATGGCTTTTAAAGGTGGGAATACTAAAAAcacactgagaggaatagtta
The Toxorhynchites rutilus septentrionalis strain SRP chromosome 2, ASM2978413v1, whole genome shotgun sequence genome window above contains:
- the LOC129771025 gene encoding DNA-directed RNA polymerases I, II, and III subunit RPABC4, with translation MSDPSSKDTVLKTAMLYVCGECHHENEMRPRDPIRCRECGYRIMYKKRTKRLVVFDAR